A single Thermoleophilia bacterium DNA region contains:
- a CDS encoding signal peptidase I — protein MKRFANSVTTFLSIAILAVVVLAIVMPMLLGLQRYVITGGSMTGSIPKGAVVYAKLVPVQELKVGDVITFTPPSGGAAVTHRITAIQTAAEGQLVFQTKGDANAAADPWKMTLKEPAQARYSFHVPYLGYVFGALAVREYRMILIGVPAVIIAFSMLWTIWRRPEERDDAFDCEDERADDEVHVPQPLMYSGSYQKG, from the coding sequence ATGAAGCGCTTCGCCAACAGCGTGACCACATTTCTCAGTATCGCCATCCTTGCTGTGGTCGTTCTGGCGATCGTCATGCCCATGCTCCTCGGTCTGCAGCGTTACGTCATCACGGGTGGCTCGATGACCGGCAGCATCCCCAAGGGAGCGGTCGTGTACGCGAAGCTCGTCCCCGTGCAGGAGCTCAAGGTCGGTGATGTCATCACGTTCACGCCGCCAAGCGGCGGTGCTGCGGTGACTCACCGCATCACTGCCATCCAAACGGCCGCTGAAGGGCAGCTCGTCTTTCAGACCAAGGGCGATGCGAATGCCGCCGCCGATCCCTGGAAGATGACGCTGAAAGAGCCCGCGCAAGCACGCTACTCGTTCCATGTGCCGTATCTCGGCTACGTGTTCGGCGCCTTGGCCGTACGCGAGTACCGCATGATCCTGATCGGCGTGCCGGCGGTCATCATCGCTTTCTCGATGCTGTGGACGATCTGGAGGCGACCCGAGGAGAGGGATGACGCCTTCGACTGCGAGGACGAGCGTGCTGACGATGAGGTTCATGTGCCACAGCCGCTCATGTATTCCGGGAGCTACCAGAAGGGCTGA
- a CDS encoding TasA family protein — protein sequence MRLLLSMGVLMVAAALVIGSGANFTSSSANPSNVFTAGNLSHSNSKDGSAILTADKMKPGDVATGSVTLENDGDIDGTFTLSKTVTASTAGIGGLTFDSKLDLTIYEGATQIWSGKIGDAFTSDPLPLGTWAPGESHTYDFAVTFPDGGSGGADNGYKKASITVQFDWTSVQ from the coding sequence ATGCGTCTGCTCCTTTCGATGGGTGTGCTGATGGTTGCTGCTGCCCTGGTGATCGGGTCAGGCGCCAACTTCACTAGCTCCTCGGCCAACCCGAGCAACGTGTTCACGGCTGGCAATCTGAGTCACAGCAACAGCAAAGACGGTAGCGCCATACTAACGGCCGACAAGATGAAGCCGGGTGACGTGGCGACGGGTAGTGTGACGCTCGAGAACGATGGCGATATCGATGGCACGTTCACGCTGTCGAAGACGGTCACCGCCAGCACGGCCGGTATCGGCGGCCTCACCTTCGACAGCAAGCTTGATCTCACGATCTACGAGGGTGCCACTCAGATCTGGAGCGGCAAGATCGGCGATGCGTTCACCAGCGATCCGCTTCCGTTGGGCACGTGGGCTCCTGGCGAATCGCACACCTATGACTTCGCCGTTACCTTCCCGGATGGTGGCTCTGGTGGCGCCGACAACGGCTACAAGAAGGCGTCCATCACCGTGCAGTTCGACTGGACGTCGGTCCAGTAA
- the mutM gene encoding bifunctional DNA-formamidopyrimidine glycosylase/DNA-(apurinic or apyrimidinic site) lyase, with protein MPELPEVETIRRRLEAALVGATIRDVVLNDSSVCQMSEAQLRALIDGRRITALRRRGKYLLIDLGDVVAIVHLRMTGQLLLRVESSCVPLAGRQPRFALRLTPDVELSFRDVRRFGRLWALPAAEERDFFAGMGPEPFGDEFTVMYLRAALEGRRAPLKAFLLDQRRLAGVGNIYADEALFRARLHPLRAAGSVGPREAQRLHAAILETLQAGIDHNGSSIESFIDPAGQPGTFQDILNVYQRTGQPCRVCSAPVRRVVVGGRGTHFCAHCQPYRAGRSRHAASPADEHGAT; from the coding sequence ATGCCGGAGCTTCCTGAAGTCGAGACGATTCGCCGTCGGCTCGAGGCAGCTCTCGTCGGTGCGACCATTCGCGACGTTGTCCTCAACGACTCCAGCGTGTGCCAGATGAGCGAAGCGCAACTGCGGGCTCTCATCGACGGGCGGCGTATCACTGCGTTGAGGCGGCGCGGGAAGTACCTGCTCATCGACCTGGGCGACGTGGTGGCGATCGTTCATCTCCGCATGACGGGGCAACTTCTCCTGCGAGTGGAATCGTCGTGTGTGCCGTTGGCCGGCCGGCAGCCGAGATTCGCACTTCGCCTGACGCCGGACGTTGAGTTGAGCTTCCGCGACGTGCGTCGCTTCGGCCGGCTGTGGGCGCTGCCGGCTGCAGAAGAACGCGACTTCTTCGCCGGCATGGGGCCGGAGCCGTTCGGCGACGAGTTCACGGTGATGTACCTGCGCGCGGCGCTCGAAGGCCGAAGGGCACCGCTCAAGGCGTTTCTGCTGGACCAGCGGCGTCTGGCCGGTGTGGGGAACATCTACGCCGACGAAGCTCTCTTTCGCGCGCGGCTGCACCCGCTGCGCGCTGCCGGGAGTGTGGGGCCGCGTGAGGCGCAGCGCCTGCACGCGGCCATTCTCGAGACTCTCCAGGCCGGCATCGATCACAACGGCTCGTCCATCGAGAGCTTCATCGATCCTGCCGGCCAACCCGGCACCTTCCAGGACATCCTCAATGTCTATCAGCGTACGGGCCAGCCGTGCCGTGTCTGCAGTGCGCCGGTGCGGCGTGTGGTTGTGGGTGGCCGCGGTACCCACTTCTGCGCGCACTGCCAACCGTACCGCGCGGGCAGAAGTCGACACGCTGCGTCACCCGCCGACGAACACGGCGCGACCTGA
- the alr gene encoding alanine racemase produces MLAGRERALAEIDLAALRANVARLRSGLSAGTLHCAVVKANGYGHGAVEAARAAQQAGSAWLSVATVAEAAELRAAGLRGPVLVMGPMTGSELECAASAEADVVAWSSQFLAAALRARARVHIKVNTGMGRLGVEAAEAHALCRQAADGGRLVGLMSHFATADSDDREFFDLQLSRFASVAREAKTAYPELLCHVANSAATLREPRSHFDMVRTGIAMYGLAPSNDDPARDGLRPALKLSSYLAGVRTVAPGESVGYGRRFVAERPTRIGIVPIGYADGVNRLLSNRGVVLVAGRRCGVAGTISMDQLTVCLPGDWGRPGDEVVFIGPAGETAAGDVEAGAPRLLCEEMARQLDTINYEVVCRVGARAVRRYRDRAAPYPLVRAAE; encoded by the coding sequence GTGCTGGCCGGCCGCGAACGCGCGCTGGCTGAGATCGACCTGGCGGCTCTGCGCGCGAATGTTGCTCGCTTGAGGAGCGGCCTGTCGGCGGGGACGCTGCACTGCGCCGTGGTGAAAGCGAACGGGTACGGACACGGCGCCGTCGAGGCCGCACGCGCCGCGCAGCAGGCTGGGTCGGCTTGGCTCAGCGTCGCGACCGTCGCCGAGGCGGCGGAGCTGCGTGCCGCTGGGTTGCGCGGCCCGGTGCTCGTGATGGGACCCATGACCGGCAGTGAACTCGAGTGTGCGGCGAGTGCCGAAGCCGATGTCGTTGCATGGTCGTCACAGTTTCTGGCGGCGGCACTGCGCGCTCGTGCTCGCGTGCACATCAAAGTGAACACCGGCATGGGGCGACTTGGTGTCGAGGCAGCGGAGGCGCATGCTCTTTGTCGGCAAGCTGCGGACGGCGGTCGGCTTGTTGGCCTCATGAGTCATTTCGCCACTGCCGACTCCGACGATCGCGAGTTCTTCGATCTGCAGCTCAGTCGGTTCGCGTCCGTCGCGCGCGAAGCGAAGACCGCCTACCCGGAACTCCTCTGTCACGTTGCCAACAGCGCGGCGACGCTACGCGAGCCGCGATCGCACTTCGACATGGTGCGCACCGGTATCGCCATGTACGGACTCGCTCCGTCCAACGACGATCCTGCCCGTGACGGACTGCGGCCGGCGCTGAAGCTCAGTTCGTATCTCGCCGGTGTGCGCACGGTTGCACCGGGTGAGTCGGTCGGCTACGGCCGGCGCTTCGTGGCCGAACGCCCCACCCGCATCGGCATTGTGCCCATCGGCTACGCCGACGGTGTCAATAGACTACTCAGTAATCGTGGTGTCGTCCTCGTCGCCGGTCGGCGGTGTGGTGTCGCCGGCACCATCAGCATGGACCAACTCACGGTATGCCTGCCGGGGGACTGGGGACGGCCGGGCGACGAGGTGGTCTTCATCGGGCCTGCCGGGGAGACCGCCGCGGGCGACGTAGAGGCAGGCGCGCCACGGCTCCTCTGCGAGGAGATGGCGCGCCAACTCGACACCATCAACTACGAAGTCGTTTGCCGCGTCGGCGCTCGCGCCGTTCGTCGGTACAGGGATCGCGCGGCGCCTTACCCGCTCGTTCGCGCGGCGGAATGA
- a CDS encoding CBS domain-containing protein, which produces MAAATEPPVDEALARDIMTTPAITVHPEMTVKELVALFRENRLGGVPVVNDDDMLVGIVTEGDLMAMDADVPLPHYFELLDSIIYLGSRKKFEDQLRKASAATVADLMTPAPLTVKPDDPARAAATLMSRHGFDRVPVEEDGKVVGIVSRHDIMKLLGL; this is translated from the coding sequence ATGGCTGCTGCCACTGAACCACCCGTCGATGAGGCACTAGCTCGCGACATCATGACCACGCCGGCGATCACCGTGCATCCCGAGATGACGGTGAAGGAGCTCGTTGCTCTCTTTCGTGAGAACCGTCTCGGCGGGGTCCCTGTCGTCAACGACGACGACATGCTTGTCGGCATCGTCACAGAAGGCGACCTCATGGCCATGGACGCCGATGTGCCTCTGCCGCACTATTTCGAGCTGCTGGACAGCATTATCTACCTCGGTAGTCGCAAGAAGTTTGAGGATCAGCTCCGCAAAGCGTCGGCAGCGACGGTTGCCGATCTCATGACGCCAGCTCCGCTAACGGTCAAGCCAGACGACCCCGCACGCGCTGCTGCGACGCTGATGTCCCGGCACGGCTTCGACCGTGTTCCCGTGGAGGAAGACGGGAAGGTCGTCGGTATCGTCTCGCGCCACGACATCATGAAGCTGTTGGGGCTCTAG
- a CDS encoding NAD(P)H-hydrate dehydratase, with the protein MDESLLLPLHSADSMRSIDSAAIQDIGIPSGHLMERAGVAVAREILERYDVAGAVVVAGKGNNGGDGFVVARELANAGVDVVVLALVETSSFAGDARLNAEILERLGVEIIRMFDEAGELDQEAEVALEMADVVVDAIFGTGFTGAAKGTAAAAIQLINEAPGAVVSVDIASGVGATHGTVNGPAVIADLTVALHAAKVGHFVTPGGALSGEVVVAPIGIPAACDRDASVYLLTAEGVADLMVPKTALDHKRSVGTVLVVGGSRGMTGAAHLAAMAALRAGAGLVHVAFPEGAGREKPYAEVITVEVPGSDGEFGMVGRAALYAQAEGLNAAVLGPGLGRGDEAQMLTRELIDVDRPLLIDADALFALGTRPELLAERTAPTVLTPHEGELARLLGQSAEEIAARRLECAVSTAKRANATIVLKGEATIVADPSGRAYVVSTGNPGLATAGTGDVLGGVIAAQLAKGLTATEAACVGAYVHGLAADLAAQGGLGTDGLIASDLFQFLPAAIEHLRSGPEEEDHGCCH; encoded by the coding sequence ATGGATGAGTCGTTGCTCCTGCCGCTCCACAGCGCCGACAGCATGCGCAGCATTGACTCGGCTGCAATCCAGGACATCGGCATTCCGAGTGGCCATCTCATGGAGCGCGCCGGCGTCGCCGTCGCGCGCGAGATTCTCGAGCGCTACGATGTCGCCGGCGCCGTCGTTGTGGCCGGCAAGGGCAACAACGGTGGCGACGGCTTCGTTGTCGCGCGTGAGCTTGCCAATGCGGGTGTCGACGTGGTTGTGCTCGCCCTTGTCGAGACGAGTTCTTTCGCCGGCGATGCGCGGCTGAACGCCGAGATTCTGGAACGATTGGGCGTCGAGATAATCCGCATGTTCGACGAGGCCGGCGAGCTCGATCAGGAGGCCGAGGTCGCTCTCGAGATGGCAGACGTCGTCGTCGACGCCATCTTCGGGACAGGGTTCACTGGCGCCGCCAAGGGCACTGCCGCGGCGGCAATACAGCTCATCAATGAGGCTCCGGGCGCCGTCGTCAGTGTCGATATCGCCAGCGGAGTCGGCGCGACGCACGGCACCGTGAATGGGCCCGCCGTCATCGCCGATCTCACGGTGGCTCTGCACGCAGCGAAAGTCGGGCATTTCGTGACGCCCGGTGGCGCTCTGAGCGGGGAAGTCGTCGTTGCGCCCATCGGTATTCCGGCAGCCTGTGATCGCGACGCAAGCGTCTATCTTCTAACTGCCGAGGGAGTCGCTGACCTCATGGTGCCGAAGACCGCTCTCGACCACAAGCGGTCCGTCGGAACGGTTCTTGTGGTCGGTGGCAGCCGTGGCATGACCGGTGCCGCCCATCTCGCGGCGATGGCGGCACTGCGCGCCGGTGCTGGGCTCGTGCACGTTGCGTTCCCAGAGGGCGCCGGTCGCGAGAAGCCGTACGCTGAGGTGATCACCGTTGAAGTCCCCGGGTCGGACGGGGAATTCGGTATGGTGGGGCGTGCGGCGCTGTATGCGCAGGCTGAGGGGCTCAACGCCGCGGTTCTTGGTCCGGGTCTCGGCAGAGGCGACGAAGCGCAGATGCTGACTCGCGAACTCATCGATGTCGATCGGCCGCTGCTCATCGACGCGGATGCGCTGTTCGCGCTCGGCACTCGTCCAGAGTTGCTTGCCGAGCGCACGGCGCCGACTGTCTTGACGCCTCACGAAGGGGAGCTGGCGCGTTTGCTGGGGCAATCGGCGGAGGAGATTGCCGCCCGGCGGCTTGAGTGCGCGGTTTCCACGGCCAAACGTGCAAACGCTACGATCGTCCTGAAGGGAGAGGCAACCATCGTCGCGGATCCGTCCGGGCGCGCGTATGTGGTTTCCACTGGCAACCCCGGTCTCGCCACCGCGGGAACTGGCGACGTGCTCGGCGGAGTGATCGCTGCGCAGCTCGCCAAGGGTCTGACGGCCACGGAGGCAGCTTGCGTTGGTGCCTACGTGCACGGGCTGGCGGCGGACCTCGCAGCCCAAGGGGGCCTCGGGACCGATGGATTGATTGCGAGCGATCTGTTCCAGTTCTTGCCGGCCGCCATTGAGCATCTCAGGTCCGGCCCAGAGGAGGAAGACCATGGCTGCTGCCACTGA
- the acpS gene encoding holo-ACP synthase: MLSLPVGGALCGVGIDVVEVERLRRLLERLPRAYDRLFSAGERSYADGFADPYPRYAARFAAKEAVGKALGIGIIGFVWRDIEVLSGGKPRILLHGEVAEVARKLGVSRVDVSLSHTGGMAYALAAAVKEGVDG, translated from the coding sequence GTGCTGTCGCTTCCCGTCGGTGGCGCTCTCTGTGGTGTCGGTATCGATGTAGTGGAGGTGGAGCGCCTGCGTCGCCTTCTCGAACGTCTGCCGCGCGCGTACGACAGGCTCTTCAGCGCGGGCGAGCGCTCGTACGCCGACGGCTTCGCTGATCCGTACCCGCGATACGCCGCGCGCTTCGCCGCCAAAGAGGCTGTCGGCAAAGCGCTTGGAATCGGTATCATCGGCTTTGTGTGGCGAGACATCGAAGTGCTCTCGGGTGGCAAACCGCGGATTCTGCTTCACGGTGAAGTCGCCGAGGTGGCGCGGAAGCTCGGGGTCAGCCGTGTCGATGTGTCGCTCAGTCATACAGGCGGCATGGCGTATGCGCTGGCTGCCGCAGTCAAGGAGGGTGTCGATGGATGA
- the glmS gene encoding glutamine--fructose-6-phosphate transaminase (isomerizing), producing MCGIVGYAGHRTGKPILLEGLRRLEYRGYDSAGVVFVERDRLEVVRAVGNLDALYAAAGPNGSKATVGLGHTRWATHGRPSEANAHPHEDCTGRISIVVNGIIENYKELRAELAQRGHKLHSETDAEVIAHLIEENLGEGLTAAVRTILGRLEGYFAFCAVSADEPDIIVGTRRQAPLVVGVGDGEMFFASALPAFMAHTRTMVVLEDGDIATIAADGVAICDATGQPLERSFVEVEWDDDAAEKGGFDTFMLKEIHEQPASLHETLAGRLLADGSVDLGEVGISDEMLRRLRRIFIVACGTSYHAGLIVSYAIEQLARVPVQIDVASEFRYREPVFDPDTLVIGITQSGETADTLAAMRLAREAGSPVLALTNVMGCQATREADYVLYTRAGLEIGVAATKTHTAQVAAMLLLALRLAWARGMQPEAELKRLGRELRAIPNKVSRLLNSDSAVTAVAERYYGERFFLYLGRGMGFAVCLEGALKLKEISYIPTEAYAAGEMKHGPIALLDQGSPVVVVADDSPTFAKLVSNIEEVRARGADIIAVASEGNETIAELSRDVLWVPQCDHFLAPILTVVPLQLLAYHIAVIKGLNVDQPRNLAKTVTVE from the coding sequence ATGTGCGGCATCGTCGGCTACGCCGGACATCGTACAGGTAAGCCCATTCTTCTCGAGGGACTGCGCCGTCTCGAGTACCGAGGGTACGATTCGGCGGGCGTCGTCTTCGTGGAGCGCGACCGTCTCGAGGTCGTGCGCGCGGTGGGCAATCTCGACGCGCTCTATGCTGCCGCGGGGCCGAATGGGTCCAAGGCTACCGTGGGGCTTGGGCACACGCGGTGGGCCACGCACGGCCGGCCTAGCGAGGCGAATGCGCACCCCCACGAGGACTGCACCGGTCGCATCTCCATCGTCGTCAACGGCATCATCGAGAACTACAAGGAGTTGCGTGCTGAGCTCGCTCAGCGTGGCCACAAGCTCCACAGCGAGACCGACGCCGAAGTGATCGCGCACCTCATCGAAGAGAATCTTGGTGAAGGACTCACCGCCGCCGTGCGCACCATTCTCGGACGCCTCGAAGGTTATTTCGCCTTCTGCGCGGTCAGCGCGGACGAGCCAGACATCATCGTCGGCACGCGTCGCCAGGCTCCGCTCGTCGTCGGCGTCGGCGACGGTGAGATGTTCTTTGCCTCCGCGCTGCCGGCCTTCATGGCGCACACGCGCACTATGGTGGTTCTGGAGGACGGAGACATCGCCACGATCGCTGCCGATGGAGTGGCCATCTGCGACGCTACGGGTCAGCCGCTCGAGCGCTCGTTCGTGGAGGTCGAGTGGGACGACGACGCTGCGGAGAAGGGCGGCTTCGACACGTTCATGCTCAAGGAGATCCATGAACAGCCGGCATCGCTTCATGAGACTCTCGCTGGGCGTCTTCTCGCCGACGGAAGCGTCGATCTCGGCGAGGTGGGCATAAGCGACGAGATGCTGCGGCGACTGCGGCGCATCTTCATCGTTGCCTGCGGCACCTCGTATCACGCCGGCCTCATAGTGAGCTATGCGATCGAGCAGCTGGCTCGCGTCCCGGTGCAGATCGATGTGGCCAGCGAGTTTCGCTACCGAGAGCCCGTGTTCGACCCCGACACGCTCGTGATCGGCATCACTCAGTCGGGGGAGACGGCGGATACGCTGGCGGCCATGCGTCTCGCCCGCGAAGCGGGGTCGCCGGTGCTTGCGCTGACCAACGTCATGGGCTGCCAGGCGACGCGCGAGGCGGACTACGTCCTCTACACTCGGGCGGGACTCGAAATCGGGGTGGCGGCGACCAAGACGCACACCGCTCAGGTTGCCGCCATGCTCCTGCTCGCGCTGCGTTTGGCCTGGGCGCGCGGCATGCAGCCAGAGGCGGAGCTCAAGCGACTTGGCCGTGAGTTGCGCGCCATTCCCAACAAGGTGTCGCGGTTGCTGAATAGCGACAGCGCTGTGACTGCCGTCGCCGAGCGGTACTACGGCGAACGCTTCTTCCTCTACCTTGGCCGCGGCATGGGGTTTGCGGTGTGTCTCGAGGGGGCGCTGAAGCTCAAGGAGATCAGCTACATCCCGACCGAAGCGTATGCCGCCGGCGAGATGAAGCACGGTCCAATCGCCCTACTCGATCAAGGCTCGCCGGTGGTCGTCGTTGCCGACGACAGTCCGACGTTCGCGAAGCTCGTGAGCAACATCGAAGAGGTTCGTGCTCGTGGTGCGGACATCATCGCCGTTGCGAGCGAGGGCAACGAGACGATCGCGGAGCTCTCGCGTGACGTCCTTTGGGTGCCGCAGTGCGATCATTTCCTGGCGCCGATTCTCACGGTCGTGCCGCTGCAGTTGCTCGCCTATCACATCGCGGTGATCAAGGGGCTGAACGTCGACCAGCCGCGAAATCTCGCCAAGACCGTGACCGTCGAGTAG
- the glmM gene encoding phosphoglucosamine mutase: MARGSGAMALSAASTERSRMGKYFGTDGIRGVAGEVLTPEFAVQLGRAAAFVVGQDVGRRPRFVIGRDTRLSGPMLESALTAGLTSGGGQVELAGVIPTPGLALLAGKRGADAGIVISASHNPFGDNGIKFFSAAGIKLDDGEEAAIEAHLERHDLRSSSGKEFGAYEHLSSSAHEYAEEIVRRLPVDLSGVRILIDCANGAMSAAAPLALTAAGAQLTVVNAEPDGVNINAGCGSTHIDALQQLVAAGEYDLGLAFDGDGDRVLAVDADGQTVDGDFIIAILAKHLKDDRRLPHDTVVTTVMTNLGFHHAMQREGIEVVVTPVGDRYVVAEMLKGGFVLGGEQSGHIINREVSTTGDGLATAFLLLHALADQQIPLAEAARVMSRLPQKLVNVRIASGANLEGASAVWAAVERESRLLDGRGRVLVRSSGTEPLVRVMAEAPTDDEVEGVCQRLAEVVNEHLGAESVR; this comes from the coding sequence ATGGCGCGAGGTAGCGGCGCCATGGCGCTGTCGGCGGCGAGCACGGAGCGTAGCAGAATGGGTAAGTACTTCGGCACCGACGGCATCCGTGGAGTTGCGGGCGAAGTGCTCACTCCCGAGTTCGCCGTGCAGTTGGGCCGTGCCGCCGCCTTCGTTGTCGGCCAAGATGTCGGGCGTCGTCCGCGATTTGTCATCGGTCGCGACACACGCCTCTCGGGCCCGATGCTGGAGTCTGCGCTCACGGCCGGGCTCACCTCGGGCGGAGGCCAGGTGGAGCTTGCCGGTGTCATTCCCACGCCCGGCCTGGCCCTGCTTGCGGGCAAGCGCGGTGCGGATGCCGGCATCGTGATCAGCGCGTCTCACAACCCCTTTGGCGACAACGGGATCAAGTTCTTCTCGGCTGCCGGCATCAAGCTCGACGATGGCGAGGAGGCGGCGATCGAGGCGCACCTCGAGCGACACGACCTGCGATCGTCGAGCGGCAAGGAATTCGGCGCTTACGAGCACCTTTCGAGCAGCGCTCACGAGTATGCGGAAGAGATCGTGCGCCGTCTCCCGGTCGATCTTAGCGGCGTACGCATCCTCATCGACTGCGCCAACGGCGCGATGTCGGCGGCAGCGCCGCTTGCTCTCACGGCTGCCGGCGCACAGCTGACCGTGGTGAACGCCGAGCCCGACGGTGTCAACATCAATGCGGGCTGCGGAAGCACGCACATCGATGCCCTGCAGCAACTCGTCGCTGCCGGCGAGTACGATCTCGGGCTGGCGTTTGACGGCGACGGCGACCGTGTGCTCGCCGTCGACGCCGATGGGCAGACGGTCGATGGCGACTTCATCATCGCCATTCTCGCCAAGCATCTGAAAGACGATCGTCGCCTGCCTCACGACACTGTAGTCACTACGGTCATGACCAACCTTGGCTTTCATCACGCCATGCAGCGGGAAGGGATCGAAGTGGTCGTGACGCCGGTGGGCGATCGCTACGTTGTGGCGGAGATGCTCAAGGGCGGCTTCGTCCTCGGAGGCGAGCAATCTGGGCATATCATCAATCGCGAGGTCAGCACCACTGGTGACGGACTCGCCACCGCCTTCTTGCTCCTCCACGCGCTGGCCGACCAGCAGATACCGCTGGCCGAAGCCGCGCGCGTCATGAGTCGACTGCCCCAGAAGCTCGTCAATGTCCGCATCGCGAGCGGAGCGAACCTCGAGGGTGCATCGGCGGTCTGGGCCGCGGTCGAAAGGGAGTCACGGCTGCTCGACGGTCGCGGACGCGTTCTCGTCCGTTCTTCAGGGACTGAGCCGTTGGTGCGCGTTATGGCAGAGGCGCCGACCGATGATGAAGTTGAAGGCGTCTGCCAGCGGCTGGCCGAGGTCGTCAACGAGCACCTCGGCGCTGAATCTGTAAGATGA
- a CDS encoding amidohydrolase family protein: protein MGVPLLIIDMHAHVFPDRLAPAAVETVAGRAGITASHGGTLDALRQHMRAAGIAWGVLQPVASKAAQVRSINDWAAGIVDDGLIPFGAIHPDVEDIEAEMAWLAARGFGGVKLHPEYQSFRPLDERLEALYDAAVRHNMIVYFHAGADIGFTTVHSTPNEFAQVLDAHPGLMLVLAHMGGWQQWDDVRRCLLGRDVYLDTAFTLQYLGPEALADLIRAHGAHRVVFGSDTPWADLREALDDLKRLPLPASDLEALLGGTADALLTRSNARRPPRHA from the coding sequence ATGGGAGTTCCTCTGCTCATCATCGACATGCACGCTCACGTCTTTCCCGACCGGTTGGCACCGGCCGCCGTCGAAACCGTGGCGGGAAGAGCCGGCATCACCGCCAGCCACGGCGGCACTCTCGATGCTCTGCGTCAGCACATGCGTGCTGCCGGGATCGCGTGGGGCGTGCTCCAACCTGTCGCGAGCAAGGCGGCCCAGGTTCGCTCAATCAACGACTGGGCGGCCGGCATCGTCGACGACGGCCTCATTCCGTTCGGCGCCATACACCCAGATGTCGAGGATATCGAGGCGGAGATGGCCTGGCTCGCCGCTCGCGGCTTCGGCGGCGTCAAGCTTCACCCCGAGTACCAGAGCTTCCGTCCGCTTGATGAGCGACTCGAAGCGTTGTACGACGCGGCCGTCCGCCACAACATGATCGTCTACTTCCATGCCGGCGCCGACATCGGTTTCACGACCGTGCACTCCACGCCCAATGAATTCGCGCAGGTTCTCGACGCACACCCGGGACTCATGCTCGTGCTCGCTCACATGGGCGGCTGGCAACAGTGGGACGATGTGCGTCGCTGCCTCCTGGGTCGCGACGTCTACCTCGACACCGCGTTCACGCTGCAGTATCTTGGCCCAGAGGCGCTCGCGGACCTAATTCGTGCCCACGGAGCACATCGCGTCGTCTTCGGCAGCGACACCCCGTGGGCCGATCTCCGTGAAGCACTCGACGATCTCAAGCGACTGCCGCTGCCGGCCTCCGATCTCGAGGCGCTTCTCGGCGGCACCGCGGACGCGCTCCTCACACGCTCCAACGCCCGCCGACCACCGCGACACGCCTAA
- a CDS encoding undecaprenyl-diphosphate phosphatase — protein MRPPQSGLRPPHTAQHHVASRLLLAGAALLVFALITSAVWSTATAFAASTVGDPDVTSPLGLFEALVLGIVEGITEYLPVSSTGHLLLTEHLLGISGDGDVKTAADSYAMVIQFGAILAVVFLYWRRIVAIVRGIFGRDASGRRLAVALIASFVPAAVIALIGEKLIKDYLFALWPITAAWLVGGVVILLISRHDAKSGLRPSEGLTMEELTPRKAVVIGVLQCVAMWPGVSRSLVTILGGRLVGLSTAAAVEYSFLLGLVTLSAATFWEALTEGATIVGTFGVVTPLVGLVAAFVSAALAVKWMVGYLNRHTLAVFGWYRIGLAIVVAALIVAGIAG, from the coding sequence ATGCGTCCGCCACAGTCAGGCCTCAGACCCCCACACACGGCGCAACATCACGTCGCCTCTCGACTTCTCCTGGCCGGTGCCGCGCTGCTCGTCTTCGCCTTGATCACCTCGGCCGTGTGGAGTACTGCCACGGCATTCGCGGCATCCACCGTCGGCGACCCGGATGTCACGTCTCCGCTGGGCCTCTTCGAGGCGCTTGTGCTCGGGATCGTGGAGGGAATCACCGAGTACCTGCCGGTCAGCTCAACGGGCCATCTCCTCCTCACCGAGCACCTGCTCGGCATCTCCGGCGACGGTGACGTCAAGACCGCCGCCGACTCCTACGCCATGGTCATTCAGTTCGGCGCCATTCTGGCCGTCGTCTTCCTCTACTGGCGTCGAATCGTTGCCATCGTACGCGGCATCTTCGGCCGAGACGCCTCGGGACGGCGTCTCGCAGTCGCGCTCATCGCCTCGTTCGTGCCAGCGGCCGTGATCGCGCTGATCGGCGAGAAGCTCATCAAGGACTACCTGTTCGCGCTCTGGCCGATCACCGCCGCTTGGCTCGTCGGCGGCGTCGTCATCCTGCTGATCAGCCGGCATGACGCCAAGTCCGGCCTGCGCCCATCTGAAGGACTGACCATGGAGGAGTTGACGCCGAGAAAGGCTGTCGTCATCGGCGTGCTCCAGTGCGTTGCCATGTGGCCTGGCGTGAGCCGCAGCCTCGTGACTATTCTCGGCGGCCGTCTGGTGGGCCTGAGTACGGCGGCCGCTGTCGAATACAGCTTCCTCCTGGGACTAGTTACCCTGTCGGCCGCCACGTTCTGGGAGGCACTCACCGAGGGCGCGACGATCGTCGGGACGTTCGGCGTCGTTACGCCTCTCGTCGGCCTGGTCGCCGCCTTCGTCTCGGCAGCACTCGCCGTCAAGTGGATGGTGGGCTACCTCAACCGCCACACCCTGGCAGTGTTCGGCTGGTATCGCATCGGCCTGGCCATCGTCGTTGCCGCCCTCATCGTTGCCGGGATAGCCGGCTAG